Proteins encoded by one window of Salmonirosea aquatica:
- a CDS encoding META domain-containing protein — MRGLTSVLLSFLLLGFVGCEKKDVLPEPAACGTLPTLEGIWRLRAYQKPSDGTSETDPDPKGRGVVLTFTEEGNAVRFEGHTVANTVSGGYQKSDSCRLEQGTFGGTKVAEPTEFSSRAWVAMNGAEAYGRTTDNLFIYFNSKSEVMIFDRQH, encoded by the coding sequence ATGAGAGGATTGACATCGGTATTGTTATCTTTTTTATTGTTGGGGTTTGTGGGCTGCGAAAAGAAAGACGTATTGCCCGAACCAGCCGCGTGTGGTACCTTACCTACCCTCGAAGGTATCTGGCGCTTACGAGCCTATCAGAAACCAAGCGATGGTACCTCTGAAACCGATCCCGACCCCAAAGGCCGGGGCGTGGTGCTGACCTTCACCGAGGAAGGTAACGCTGTTCGATTCGAAGGCCACACGGTGGCTAATACCGTAAGCGGAGGGTATCAGAAAAGCGACTCCTGCCGCCTGGAGCAAGGTACCTTTGGTGGTACCAAAGTAGCCGAGCCCACGGAATTCAGTAGCAGGGCCTGGGTAGCCATGAACGGCGCGGAAGCCTACGGGCGCACGACTGACAACCTGTTCATTTACTTCAATAGTAAATCGGAAGTAATGATTTTTGACCGGCAACATTAA
- a CDS encoding LVIVD repeat-containing protein yields MKTVLRTFIIALLALTVWSCNDNCTETRVRQQFTPVTLSLLEIRNDLKTEAPRALEHPGKIYVKDKYLFINEVKEGIHIIDNSDPTSPRAVAFVNIPGNGDVAVRGNILYADSYSDLVALDISDPKNPKEVGRIGEVFLSGQFEGGSWNYNPSIRAINAQDVTYITETIQTNCEDNPTVPGGWWGGWGWQTLAFADAAFNRSGGSTASAPGGGGNGQAGSMARFALYDQYLYTVGQNELHLFDISTPSKPADFSTINLGWGIETIFPYKDKLFIGSSTGMFIYDNSNPAKPQQLSTFQHGRACDPVVVHDNVAYVTLRTGTACGGGQNQLDLVDISDLTRPQLIKSYQMENPHGLGIDFPTLYLCEGKYGLKVFNAQDPFSVDGHLITHFKDMDAYDVIPLGKTLLMIGKDGLYQFDASDPKQLRQLSKIPVGQPLI; encoded by the coding sequence ATGAAAACAGTCTTACGTACTTTCATCATTGCCCTGCTCGCTCTGACCGTATGGTCCTGCAACGACAACTGCACCGAAACCCGTGTCCGGCAACAATTCACGCCCGTTACGCTCTCCCTGCTCGAAATTCGCAACGACCTGAAAACCGAAGCACCGCGTGCTTTGGAACATCCGGGCAAAATTTACGTCAAGGATAAGTACCTTTTTATCAATGAAGTGAAGGAAGGAATCCACATCATCGACAACAGCGACCCGACTAGTCCGCGCGCGGTGGCCTTCGTCAATATTCCCGGCAACGGCGACGTGGCCGTACGCGGTAACATCCTCTATGCCGATAGCTACTCGGATCTGGTGGCCCTGGATATTTCCGATCCTAAGAATCCAAAAGAAGTAGGCCGGATTGGAGAAGTATTCCTGAGCGGCCAGTTCGAGGGTGGGTCATGGAACTATAATCCGTCCATTCGGGCCATTAACGCCCAGGACGTCACCTACATCACTGAAACCATCCAAACCAATTGCGAAGACAACCCAACTGTTCCCGGTGGCTGGTGGGGCGGCTGGGGCTGGCAGACGCTGGCCTTCGCCGATGCTGCCTTCAACCGTAGTGGCGGAAGCACGGCCTCGGCACCCGGTGGTGGTGGCAACGGACAAGCAGGCTCGATGGCTCGCTTCGCCCTGTACGATCAGTACCTTTACACCGTAGGACAAAATGAGCTGCACCTTTTCGACATATCCACCCCATCCAAGCCTGCCGACTTCTCCACCATCAATCTGGGTTGGGGCATCGAAACTATTTTTCCGTATAAAGACAAACTGTTCATCGGTTCCAGCACGGGCATGTTCATCTACGACAACAGCAACCCTGCCAAGCCTCAGCAGTTGTCCACATTCCAGCACGGCCGTGCCTGCGATCCGGTCGTCGTGCATGATAACGTGGCCTATGTGACCCTGCGTACGGGCACTGCCTGCGGCGGCGGGCAGAATCAGCTCGACTTGGTGGATATCAGTGACCTGACACGCCCGCAACTGATCAAGAGCTACCAGATGGAAAATCCGCACGGGCTGGGCATCGACTTCCCTACCCTCTACCTTTGCGAGGGCAAGTACGGCCTGAAAGTATTCAATGCCCAGGATCCATTCAGCGTGGACGGTCATTTGATCACGCACTTCAAGGATATGGATGCCTACGATGTGATTCCTTTGGGAAAAACACTGCTCATGATCGGTAAAGACGGCTTGTACCAGTTCGACGCCAGTGATCCGAAACAATTACGGCAGCTGAGCAAGATTCCCGTGGGTCAGCCCTTAATCTAA
- a CDS encoding outer membrane beta-barrel protein, with protein MTSPTLIALTKSSRKNASQEVDQIITGSSTAPLRTPALTRSIALLTPVGPSEVDVYMQKRYMHYRYDVVEPTLPKRSRARELWAGLGIMPASFNPQVNVTSSPMAFTNANASRQALASTSKARLSYAMQVQGGKKLSKRWSVETGLSYLQGNSTFESDGYVLNAFTSRSANVLEDALLSSSNYANSAVQQPGFAPNFDKSSASYIDLDQRTSNDYRYVQVPVQAGYTLNPDGKMNYTVLAGVVGNLFLQNEIQSAQGYSFKNTADDGLYRSLNWSAATGLRVNYRMSDHWNASLTGSYQKAIASILRDSPTLDSRPRLYGMAWGVQYIF; from the coding sequence GTGACCTCGCCTACCCTCATTGCCCTGACCAAAAGCAGCCGGAAAAATGCCTCGCAGGAGGTAGACCAAATCATTACTGGTAGCTCCACTGCCCCGCTGCGGACTCCAGCCCTCACGCGTTCCATTGCCTTGCTGACACCCGTTGGGCCTTCCGAAGTGGATGTGTACATGCAAAAACGTTATATGCATTACCGCTATGATGTAGTCGAACCTACGCTCCCGAAACGTTCGCGTGCTCGGGAATTGTGGGCAGGTCTGGGCATTATGCCTGCTTCGTTCAATCCGCAGGTGAACGTTACGTCATCTCCTATGGCTTTTACGAATGCCAACGCAAGCCGGCAGGCGCTGGCCAGTACCAGCAAAGCCCGGCTCTCGTACGCGATGCAGGTACAGGGTGGCAAAAAATTGTCGAAACGCTGGTCGGTCGAAACGGGCCTGAGCTACCTACAGGGTAATTCAACCTTTGAGAGCGACGGCTACGTCCTCAACGCCTTCACCAGCCGCAGTGCCAATGTACTGGAGGATGCGCTGCTTTCCAGCAGTAATTACGCAAATAGCGCCGTCCAACAGCCTGGTTTCGCACCCAACTTTGACAAGAGTTCTGCCTCTTACATTGATCTCGACCAGCGTACCAGCAACGATTACCGCTATGTGCAGGTACCCGTGCAAGCGGGCTATACGCTCAATCCCGACGGGAAAATGAATTATACCGTGCTGGCTGGGGTTGTGGGTAATTTGTTTTTGCAGAACGAGATTCAGTCGGCACAGGGGTATAGTTTTAAAAATACCGCCGACGATGGTCTGTACCGCTCGCTCAACTGGTCGGCGGCCACCGGGCTGCGGGTCAACTACCGGATGTCGGATCACTGGAACGCCAGCCTAACGGGCTCCTACCAAAAAGCCATCGCCTCTATTCTGCGCGACAGCCCTACCCTCGACTCGCGTCCCCGGTTGTATGGCATGGCATGGGGCGTCCAGTACATTTTTTAA
- a CDS encoding RNA polymerase sigma factor: MIENEQELVNGCRRRDRLAQKRLYDTFGGKMFALCLRYVKNRADAEDVLQEAFIKIYENIDAFRGDAPLQYWIKSIVVNTALKHIRKQKYMVELDEVHTYDNQVAGPEFTLAGFQMQQLMEMIHELPPGCQTVFNLYAIEGYQHNEIAELMGISEGTSKSQYSRARGLLQQKLNKEQRFDNESIRKPQI; encoded by the coding sequence ATGATTGAAAATGAACAAGAACTGGTAAACGGCTGCCGAAGGCGCGACCGACTGGCCCAAAAGCGTTTGTACGATACGTTTGGGGGAAAGATGTTCGCCTTGTGTCTCCGCTATGTCAAAAACCGGGCTGATGCGGAAGACGTATTGCAGGAAGCCTTTATAAAGATTTATGAGAACATAGATGCCTTCCGGGGCGATGCCCCGTTGCAGTACTGGATCAAGTCCATTGTGGTGAATACCGCGCTGAAACACATCCGCAAGCAGAAATACATGGTAGAACTCGACGAAGTTCATACCTATGACAACCAGGTGGCCGGCCCGGAGTTTACACTGGCGGGCTTTCAGATGCAGCAACTTATGGAGATGATCCACGAACTGCCGCCCGGCTGCCAGACGGTCTTTAACCTGTATGCCATTGAAGGCTACCAGCATAATGAGATCGCCGAGCTAATGGGCATCTCGGAAGGTACCTCCAAATCACAATATTCACGGGCTCGCGGCCTGTTACAACAGAAATTGAATAAAGAACAACGGTTCGACAATGAATCCATCAGAAAACCCCAAATTTGA
- a CDS encoding YCF48-related protein → MKNFISTLCILLLTFGIQNAQAQFTISGPETICTGTPATLSAANCGGTLKWSTGETTASITVSPAVTTTYYVTCTVGSSTATASLSPIVVPGLQLSSDVGTCLSDRATLSVPGVPIGSNLRWEKDGVPIPGAGSNTYTATQPGTYTVKSDIPTAAWTWQNPLPDGENFNDIYFATDLLGMAVGDYGKIMRTTDGGQTWSRVVYADKFDLTSVHFTGPLTGWITGRENVVLKTWDGGLTWSRIYLNSNYQNLSKVYFVDADHGWILDRSIGAILKTTNGGYTWDVTSTFSNTYIQDFYFADVSNGWLTIGNEVKKTTDGGSSWNTVLTASEYGQFYKVFFTNASVGWAVGRRGLHKTTDGGSTWTDHSGAVPFGIEFTDVHFADENNGIVVSGQGIYRTTDGGNSWNLTDSPSINAQAVFMRSAQKAWVAGWQGRLLTGNEGTSPYHWTISLGQGLGTGFGVYRAGLDFVNKDAGWAINSEEFLMKTTDGGKVWINTTLKDVYDVDFVDANIGYATAKGQAPFPASIYKSTDGGRTWTTVYNFPADYSPQVQFVNSSVGWAINFSQDIYRTTDGGASWTISPVGFNVTHMFFTDANNGWVAGYNGKLSKTTDGGLNWTSVNAGINMIGHIYFKNSLEGWITGTPTRKTTDGGVTWTDHYVNGNRLNFTDLDFADANTGLALAYNPNNNGGLTSYRTYDGGATWLQVTIPSRTQFGKIKLADASNGWIVSGQGTIMHYAAHTPTCSASIVLQQSTPAPLVTASTHNALCEGESITLTAGGCPGGGTLSWSDGSTGSTITVTPYSSTTYTAFCDIGNGCKGATYTGVAVIPKIRLDTASTAPCNRPVLTATNFWQGIDLRWRKDGTVVPDQFGQRLSAATPGSYTAEPGVAGAWSSQIGRFTNDYLNDITFANPTIGYTVGFSGVILKTSDGGTSWKTLPSGVTTDFSRVVTASPQVVWAFGTYGGLVKTNDGGNTWIEQDLGNISNFIDLSFANENVGWALSSAGAIYYTPNGGKNWIFQTGDASQSYRAIHAVDASTAFAVTYSKISKTRDGGTSWITVDSPDNRPLSDVYFTDANHGWAVGSNSVIIHTADGGITWLVQNPAPSPLGYWYFAQVQFVDNMNGWIKDFNNYILATSDGGQTWKVMPGLNNYSPSLAQRFFMKTHTEGFIVGYQSLLAQTMDGAVTFQKVGNALQNKILNRIQFVNNDTGFAVGADGHLLKTETGGKNWQISTIPHTGSWSVTDAFFADAAHGWIIDISGIMYRTSDGGSTWTQSQLTNSSSYLVGLYFINSTTGWVVGSNGKILKTTDGGINWTLQTSNTTKYLTNVFFLNTNQGWAMGNQGAFLVTTDGGTTWTPRDIGYSNSNLPLRSILFTSPSNGWLIVSPHNLLHTTDGGLSWQEVYPDREFRYSVTYKVQFVNESTGFLLRDRFVYVTKDGGVPGKKPISTTITSICLSQTPPTAG, encoded by the coding sequence ATGAAAAATTTTATATCCACACTTTGTATTTTATTATTGACGTTCGGCATTCAGAACGCCCAGGCACAGTTCACCATCAGCGGTCCGGAAACGATCTGCACCGGCACTCCGGCCACCCTCTCCGCCGCCAATTGTGGGGGTACTCTGAAATGGTCCACGGGCGAAACAACGGCCAGCATTACGGTCAGCCCTGCCGTCACCACTACCTACTACGTTACCTGTACCGTCGGCAGCAGTACCGCCACCGCCAGCCTGTCGCCTATTGTGGTACCGGGGCTTCAGCTGAGCTCCGACGTAGGTACCTGCCTCAGCGACCGGGCCACGCTCAGCGTACCCGGTGTACCCATCGGCAGCAACCTACGCTGGGAAAAAGACGGCGTACCCATTCCGGGTGCAGGCAGTAACACCTACACCGCCACGCAGCCGGGTACCTACACCGTCAAGTCCGACATTCCGACAGCCGCCTGGACGTGGCAGAACCCGCTGCCCGACGGGGAGAATTTCAACGACATTTACTTTGCCACCGACCTGCTGGGCATGGCCGTAGGTGACTACGGCAAGATAATGCGCACAACCGACGGCGGTCAGACGTGGAGTCGGGTAGTATATGCCGATAAATTTGATCTCACTTCCGTTCATTTTACTGGCCCACTGACGGGCTGGATTACGGGGCGTGAAAACGTAGTGCTCAAAACATGGGATGGCGGGCTGACATGGAGCCGGATTTATCTCAATAGCAACTACCAGAATTTGAGCAAGGTCTATTTCGTCGATGCCGATCACGGTTGGATCCTTGACCGCAGCATCGGTGCTATTCTGAAAACTACCAACGGAGGATATACCTGGGATGTCACCAGTACATTTAGTAATACTTATATACAGGATTTCTACTTCGCCGATGTCTCAAACGGTTGGCTGACAATCGGTAATGAAGTCAAAAAAACCACCGATGGTGGCAGCAGTTGGAATACGGTTCTAACCGCCAGCGAGTATGGGCAATTCTACAAGGTATTCTTTACGAATGCGTCGGTAGGCTGGGCGGTGGGCCGGCGGGGCCTTCACAAAACGACCGATGGTGGCAGTACCTGGACCGACCATAGCGGTGCCGTACCTTTCGGAATTGAGTTTACGGATGTCCATTTTGCCGATGAAAATAATGGCATCGTCGTTTCCGGACAGGGAATTTACCGTACGACCGACGGAGGAAACTCCTGGAACCTAACCGATTCCCCCTCCATCAACGCCCAGGCCGTATTTATGCGCTCAGCCCAAAAAGCCTGGGTGGCCGGTTGGCAAGGCAGACTGCTTACGGGCAATGAAGGTACCTCTCCCTATCACTGGACCATTTCCCTGGGTCAGGGACTCGGTACGGGTTTCGGAGTTTATCGGGCCGGGTTGGATTTTGTCAACAAAGATGCGGGTTGGGCCATCAATTCTGAAGAATTTCTGATGAAAACGACCGACGGGGGCAAGGTATGGATTAACACCACCCTTAAAGATGTGTATGATGTTGATTTTGTGGACGCCAATATCGGCTATGCCACGGCGAAGGGCCAGGCTCCTTTTCCGGCCTCTATCTACAAAAGTACCGATGGCGGGAGAACCTGGACTACTGTGTACAATTTTCCGGCTGACTATTCTCCACAGGTACAGTTTGTGAACAGTTCGGTGGGCTGGGCCATTAATTTCTCTCAGGACATCTACCGAACAACCGATGGTGGTGCTTCCTGGACCATCTCTCCCGTAGGTTTCAACGTGACGCATATGTTCTTTACCGATGCGAACAATGGCTGGGTAGCAGGGTACAACGGCAAGCTGTCCAAAACCACCGATGGCGGCCTGAACTGGACCAGCGTGAATGCCGGAATAAATATGATTGGGCACATTTATTTCAAAAACAGCCTCGAAGGCTGGATTACGGGTACCCCTACCCGAAAGACAACGGACGGCGGGGTTACCTGGACCGATCATTATGTCAATGGAAACCGGTTGAATTTCACCGACCTGGATTTTGCCGATGCCAATACGGGCTTGGCGCTCGCTTACAACCCCAATAACAATGGCGGCCTGACCTCCTACCGGACTTACGACGGCGGGGCTACCTGGCTACAAGTGACCATTCCCAGCCGTACTCAATTTGGCAAAATTAAACTTGCCGATGCTTCCAATGGCTGGATCGTCAGTGGTCAGGGTACGATCATGCACTATGCGGCGCACACTCCCACTTGTTCGGCAAGTATCGTTTTGCAGCAGTCGACTCCTGCTCCCTTAGTAACGGCTTCCACGCACAACGCGCTTTGCGAAGGCGAGAGCATCACGCTCACGGCTGGCGGATGCCCCGGCGGAGGTACTTTGAGCTGGTCCGATGGCAGCACGGGTTCTACGATCACGGTAACGCCTTATTCTTCCACCACCTACACGGCATTCTGCGATATTGGGAACGGATGCAAGGGCGCCACCTACACGGGCGTAGCGGTGATCCCGAAAATCAGGTTGGATACGGCTTCTACGGCTCCGTGCAATCGGCCGGTTTTAACGGCTACCAATTTCTGGCAGGGGATAGACCTTCGCTGGCGGAAAGATGGCACAGTTGTTCCTGATCAATTTGGCCAACGGCTCTCGGCTGCTACCCCCGGCAGCTATACTGCCGAACCGGGTGTAGCCGGAGCCTGGTCTTCGCAGATAGGTCGATTCACAAATGATTATTTAAATGACATCACTTTTGCCAACCCGACGATTGGTTATACTGTAGGGTTTTCAGGAGTGATTCTGAAAACTTCCGACGGAGGTACAAGCTGGAAGACACTGCCCAGCGGTGTCACTACCGATTTTTCCAGGGTTGTGACGGCTTCGCCGCAGGTAGTATGGGCTTTTGGAACGTACGGAGGGTTGGTCAAAACAAATGATGGCGGAAATACGTGGATAGAGCAGGATCTGGGCAATATAAGCAATTTTATCGATCTGTCTTTTGCCAATGAGAACGTGGGCTGGGCACTAAGCAGTGCTGGTGCCATATACTATACCCCCAACGGAGGCAAGAACTGGATATTTCAAACTGGTGATGCCTCCCAATCCTATCGGGCAATTCACGCCGTCGACGCCAGCACTGCATTTGCCGTGACATACAGCAAAATTTCCAAAACAAGAGATGGCGGCACCAGCTGGATTACGGTAGATTCTCCTGATAACAGGCCCCTAAGCGATGTTTACTTTACCGATGCTAACCACGGATGGGCCGTCGGCAGCAACTCGGTTATCATTCATACTGCCGATGGTGGCATCACTTGGTTAGTTCAAAACCCTGCCCCTAGTCCTCTGGGTTATTGGTACTTCGCGCAAGTCCAGTTTGTAGATAACATGAACGGATGGATTAAGGATTTCAATAACTATATCCTGGCAACAAGCGACGGTGGCCAGACCTGGAAAGTCATGCCTGGTCTTAACAATTACAGCCCTTCGCTGGCTCAGCGTTTTTTCATGAAAACTCATACTGAGGGATTTATCGTTGGCTACCAAAGCCTACTGGCCCAGACTATGGATGGGGCGGTTACATTCCAGAAAGTAGGAAATGCGTTGCAGAACAAAATATTGAACAGAATACAGTTCGTCAACAACGATACAGGTTTTGCGGTGGGGGCGGATGGCCATTTATTAAAAACAGAAACCGGAGGAAAGAATTGGCAGATAAGCACCATTCCGCATACCGGGTCTTGGTCAGTGACCGATGCCTTTTTCGCTGATGCCGCGCACGGCTGGATAATTGATATTTCGGGAATTATGTACCGGACTTCTGACGGAGGCTCGACCTGGACGCAATCTCAGCTCACAAACTCTTCTTCCTATTTAGTGGGACTGTATTTTATCAATTCGACAACAGGCTGGGTAGTAGGCTCTAATGGCAAAATACTCAAAACGACCGATGGAGGAATCAACTGGACATTACAAACGAGTAATACGACGAAATACCTGACTAATGTATTCTTTCTCAATACCAATCAAGGATGGGCGATGGGTAATCAAGGAGCATTTCTTGTCACCACCGATGGCGGCACCACCTGGACTCCCAGAGATATCGGCTATTCTAACTCCAACCTTCCACTTCGGTCCATTTTATTCACTAGCCCATCTAACGGTTGGCTGATTGTTTCTCCCCACAACTTGTTACATACCACTGATGGTGGGCTTTCCTGGCAGGAAGTATACCCGGACAGAGAGTTCAGATATTCAGTAACATACAAAGTACAGTTTGTTAATGAGAGCACGGGATTTCTGCTAAGAGATCGGTTCGTTTACGTTACCAAAGATGGGGGGGTACCTGGCAAAAAACCTATCAGTACAACAATCACCTCGATATGTCTTTCACAGACGCCACCCACGGCTGGGTGA